The Hymenobacter sp. DG01 genome has a segment encoding these proteins:
- a CDS encoding OmpA family protein — protein sequence MKTYILLGAIAGSAALLSGCATSGSMSKADKRFAQGEYETAIALYKKEVAKGRNVAQYNYRIAESYRLSNRLEMAEPYYKAALDGKAKAPDAGFRYAQALRAAGKPEEAATQFEAYVQTGSNRTLAEQAEVAARTARASTALLALRTNDEVLPLDQINTPAAEFSATRMPETRELVFASGREGKVFQGNGEGFNDLYAIKFEDEQKLTGGTVRKLEPIFNSDNRHEASATYSPDGKMMVFARSNDGSKKGYLSVDLWVSYFRNNAWTEPEILRGVNSSTADEFSPVFSPDGQTLYFTSTRKGGFGGNDLYKSTLEGPGRFSTPENLGDQINTPGNENFPAIAPDGTLYFSSDGHPGLGKLDIFKVQKGKVVNLGAPINSSGDDFAPFFTSPRVGVFASNRAGGKGSDDLYLFRERPYKYVTFFVDGTLVERNDQTGQSTAVPNETVTLYSNSGQKLQEVTSGPDGKFSMKLDTATASYSLTANRSGYFTARNSVSTIGRRPAQDALPDLMNEVRVPVTLTLTRIVKNKAIVVDNIFYDYNKANIRPDAAVELDKLVQTLNDNPRITIELSSHTDSRGKDAYNMALSQRRAESAVAYIVSKGIDKSRITAKGYGESRPVIKGAKTEEDYQRNRRTEFKVTRIAE from the coding sequence ATGAAAACCTATATTCTACTAGGTGCCATAGCCGGTTCGGCGGCATTGCTCAGTGGCTGTGCTACCTCCGGTAGTATGAGCAAGGCCGATAAGCGCTTTGCTCAGGGCGAGTATGAAACGGCTATTGCGTTATATAAAAAGGAAGTAGCCAAGGGGCGTAACGTAGCACAGTATAATTACCGCATTGCAGAGTCGTACCGGCTTTCCAACCGCCTGGAAATGGCCGAGCCTTACTATAAAGCGGCCCTCGATGGCAAGGCCAAAGCCCCCGACGCGGGTTTCCGCTATGCTCAGGCATTGCGGGCAGCAGGTAAACCCGAGGAAGCAGCTACCCAGTTTGAAGCCTACGTTCAGACGGGCAGCAACCGCACCCTGGCCGAGCAGGCCGAGGTGGCAGCCCGCACCGCCCGGGCCTCTACCGCGCTGCTTGCCCTGCGCACCAACGATGAGGTCTTGCCCCTGGACCAGATTAATACGCCGGCCGCCGAGTTCAGCGCCACCCGAATGCCGGAAACCAGAGAACTGGTATTTGCTTCGGGCCGCGAAGGAAAGGTCTTTCAAGGCAACGGGGAGGGGTTCAATGACCTCTATGCCATCAAATTTGAGGATGAGCAGAAGCTGACCGGTGGTACCGTCCGGAAACTGGAGCCCATCTTCAACTCCGATAACCGCCACGAAGCCAGTGCTACCTACTCGCCCGATGGCAAGATGATGGTATTCGCCCGCTCCAACGACGGCTCCAAAAAAGGCTACCTGAGCGTGGATCTGTGGGTGTCTTACTTCCGCAACAACGCCTGGACCGAGCCGGAAATCCTGCGCGGAGTAAACAGCAGCACCGCCGATGAGTTTTCCCCGGTATTCTCCCCCGACGGGCAGACGCTTTATTTCACCTCTACCCGCAAAGGCGGCTTTGGTGGTAACGACCTCTACAAGTCCACCCTGGAGGGCCCCGGCCGCTTCTCTACTCCTGAGAACCTGGGCGACCAAATCAATACCCCCGGCAACGAAAACTTCCCGGCTATTGCCCCCGATGGTACCCTCTACTTTTCCTCCGATGGGCACCCGGGTCTGGGGAAGCTCGACATCTTTAAGGTGCAGAAAGGAAAGGTGGTCAACCTGGGAGCACCTATCAACAGCTCCGGCGACGACTTCGCGCCCTTCTTCACTAGCCCGCGGGTAGGGGTGTTTGCCTCCAACCGTGCCGGCGGCAAAGGTTCCGACGACCTTTACCTATTCCGGGAGCGTCCTTATAAGTACGTCACGTTTTTCGTCGATGGCACCTTAGTAGAGCGCAACGACCAAACCGGCCAGTCAACTGCAGTTCCCAACGAAACAGTTACTCTATATAGTAATAGCGGGCAGAAGCTTCAGGAAGTAACCTCCGGCCCCGATGGTAAATTCAGCATGAAGCTGGATACTGCCACGGCCTCGTACTCCCTTACAGCAAACCGCTCCGGTTATTTCACGGCCCGCAATAGCGTAAGCACCATTGGCCGGCGGCCTGCTCAGGACGCCCTGCCTGATCTGATGAATGAAGTAAGGGTGCCCGTAACGCTCACACTCACCAGAATTGTGAAGAACAAAGCCATTGTCGTTGATAACATCTTCTACGATTACAACAAGGCCAATATCCGGCCCGATGCCGCTGTCGAGCTCGACAAACTCGTTCAAACCCTCAACGACAATCCTCGAATCACCATCGAGCTAAGCTCCCACACCGACTCCCGCGGCAAAGACGCCTACAACATGGCCCTTTCCCAGCGTCGTGCTGAGTCGGCTGTTGCCTACATTGTATCGAAAGGCATCGATAAATCCCGGATAACAGCCAAAGGCTACGGCGAGTCCCGCCCCGTTATTAAAGGAGCCAAAACAGAAGAAGATTACCAGCGCAACCGCCGCACCGAATTCAAGGTCACCCGGATTGCCGAGTAA
- a CDS encoding DUF4476 domain-containing protein, which produces MKKTLLLYVGLLLLFAAQVVRAAPANATFTAERGVVFQLIFDGRALTQAGTRQVRLDRIAPGYHQAEFFIPTRYGRSINYRTRVFLDEGLESTFVLVTRSGYPPVLRKVSALPIPRRGPGNGPRPPYPPTLPPAPDYDDEPAYPESYPGRAYVMAPQEVAALFDAVQRQPFDDNKLTIIRAALQDVTIPADDARRFVATLAFDRNRIELAKYMYSRVADPQNFYQVYDALQYPSSIREVQQYVESFRR; this is translated from the coding sequence ATGAAAAAGACGTTACTCCTATATGTTGGGCTACTCCTGTTGTTCGCCGCTCAGGTAGTAAGGGCAGCCCCCGCTAACGCTACCTTCACAGCTGAAAGAGGGGTAGTATTTCAGCTGATATTTGACGGACGAGCCCTGACCCAGGCCGGCACCCGACAAGTCCGCCTCGATCGTATCGCGCCAGGTTACCATCAGGCCGAGTTCTTTATCCCCACCAGGTACGGTCGCAGTATCAATTACCGCACCCGCGTTTTTCTTGACGAAGGCCTGGAAAGCACTTTCGTATTAGTTACCCGTAGCGGCTACCCCCCTGTGCTGCGGAAAGTGTCGGCCCTGCCCATTCCTCGCCGTGGCCCCGGCAATGGCCCACGCCCACCGTATCCGCCTACCCTGCCTCCCGCCCCTGACTATGACGATGAGCCGGCTTATCCTGAGTCCTACCCCGGTCGTGCCTATGTAATGGCCCCACAGGAAGTAGCGGCCCTGTTTGATGCTGTCCAGCGCCAGCCCTTCGACGATAATAAGCTTACTATTATCCGCGCTGCATTGCAGGATGTAACTATTCCCGCCGATGACGCCCGCCGGTTTGTTGCTACCCTCGCCTTCGACCGTAACCGGATAGAACTGGCTAAGTACATGTACAGCCGTGTAGCCGATCCACAAAACTTCTATCAGGTGTACGATGCCCTCCAGTATCCGTCAA